In Flavobacterium praedii, the DNA window AAAAGGGACCTACAAAGTTGGAAATAAAGAAAAGGATCATAAATATGAATATCCAGGAGTTCATAGATCACTTTTGTTTGGTTTTAAAACAATATTGTTTTATTTAAGTAAACAAACAACTTATAATTTTGCACAAATTAGTTCTGGATACAGATGTAGATTTAAAAATTTCAAGACTACTAATCATCAAGGAAAAGCTTTAGATATTCAATTTAACAAAGGAAATTGGGAAATAAAAGGAGCACAAGAAAAGAATCTAGTCCCTTTAAGAGATCTTAAAGATTCTATTTTTCTTAAATATCTTAATGCTAAAACTAGTTGGACTGATCCTAACAATTTTTCATTAGAACCTATAGACTTGAAGTATGATGCTAATGGAGATATTGATAATAATTATACATATAGTTGGATACACTTAGATGTAAGGGAATTTGATCCTATTTATTTAGATGATAAATATTTTTGCAAAAATGCAAGCACATTAAATAGTAAAAATATCGTACAAATAGCAAAAGACACTGGTTTTGAGAAAACGTGTAATTGTTTACAGTCTTATTCTCCTCCTAAGCCCCCTATAACTTCACCTTTAGTTGTAGGAACCTGTGAGGATAAGTTTAAAAAAGTTGCTCCAATTATTCTTCGCCATGAGGGAGGTTATGTTAACCATCCTAGCGATAAAGGTGGACCTACAAATAAAGGAATTACTTTAAAGACTTGGGAAAAATACGCCAAAGATGACATAGGATTAGAACCTACGCTTGATAATTTAAAAAACATAACAGATGAACAAGCTACAATTATTTATAGAAAACATTATTGGGAACCCAAGGGTTTTTGCAAAATAAAAGATGAAACAGTTAGTTTAATGATTTATGATTGGACAATTACATCAGGGGGAGCAATAAAAGAAGTTCAAAAATTATTAGTCAATGAATTTGAACAAAATATCACTATTGATGGAGGTATCGGTACAAACACCATAAATGCAATCAATAATGTTACAGATCAAGATAAATTATTAAAAAAAATCTCAAAAATTAGAAAACAATATTACACTGATTTAACATTTACAAAAGGCGAGAAGAATTCTCAGGATGTGTTTCTTGGAGGATGGCTGAATAGAGTTGATGATTGTTTAAAATTCAAACCATAATTATGAATAAAATATTTCTTTTAAGTATAATGATTTTGTTTCTAGGTTGTAAACAAAGTGAAGCACAAATTTCGAGTAAAACAATAATTAAATCAGAGAATAACGATTTAATTGGTAGTTGGGAATGGTCAGATAATTCAAAGAATGTAGATGTTCCTGAAAGTTTATTTACCTTAATTATAGAAAAAATAAATGGAGATAATATTATTGCAAGATACTGCGCAATAGCCGATAGTGGAAACAAAATTGATTGTTCAAATGATGAAAAAGAATTTAATTTAAAAGGAATTATAAAAAACAATAAAATAACTGCAACTTTTAACAGCTTTTTTGGAGGGAAAAATGGTAAAGTAGAGATTACAATAAATGGAAATACTTTAAGTTGGAAAATAGTACAAAAACCCAATGGAGGTGAATATTACGCTCCTGATAGTTGTATATTGACAAAGGTAAAAGAAAAAAAAATCTCTGAAGCAAATAAAAATACTTTTTCTAAATTTTACAATAAGATCCCTACACTTACTCAATCTATTGCTGTAGAAAAACTTAAAAAAAACAAAATATTTGATAATAGCTTTTTTAATTACAAATATGACAAAGATTATTTTACAATTGACGCTTTTAATGTTGTAGGGAAATTCGAAATCAACAATAATAAGTTTATCATTTATAATTTTACATTAGTTGGCGAGGGAGAGGGTTTTCAAGAAGACGTTTTCTTAGTGAATGCATATACTTACGATGGAAAATATCTTGACAATTTAATTTTAAAAGGTAATATTGGAGGCGAAGGAGGCTCAAATTCTTATGAAAATTCAAAAATTGAAAATAACAATTTTACTATCAATGTTAAAGAAAGTTTTTTTGAATCTTCAACTGGGCTTAATTATGTTGTCTCAGTTAATAATAAGATTAACAAATATCGCTTTGATGACAAATTCATCCTTTATGAAGAGAAGTATGATTGCCTAAATTTAGATTTTAATAACTATTTTGAAAGTATTAAGAAATCATTTGATGAAAAAAAACCGAATATAATTGTTTCTGACTGTGCAGTGAAATTAAAATCATACATGTATTGTTATCCACTATCAAATATAACTATAACTAAATATAATGATATAGCATATTATTTAGAACAAGCAAGAGCTTATAAAGAATCAATATTCCTATTAAAAGAAATTCTATCTAAATACCCAGACAGAGTCGTTGCTTACTTAAATTTGGGAGATGCTCAATGGGGGTTTGATCAAAATGAAAAGGCAAAAACATCATACCAGAAATATGTTGAATTAATGAAAACTCAAGGGAAAGATTTAAATAAAATACCTAAACGAGTTTATGATAGAATAAAATAAATTCAAACAAACTTAAAAATATTGATATGAACAATCTTAACACGAATTTTCTATTTACACTTTAAAAGAGACCCAATAACGAAGATTTGAAATCCATACCCACATAGAGAATAAACAAAACAATCCTCAAGGGATTCAAAAAATAGAAAATTACTCCTAAAAAAACCGTTCTTTTTTATTTTAAAAAACAGAACACCAAAGATTAAGATCCCAGACAAAAATACCACAAACTTGTCTATTCCAATTATCAAGCCAAGGGCCTGAAGGAGAAACTCATGCCCAAAAAGAAAAAATCCAAAAACACAACATACTGAAATACGCTGTAACACAGCTTAAAATATAAATCTATAAATCCGTAAAAAAGCAAAACAAACAATCATTTAAAAAAACAAAGACTATGTTAACAAATTATGGAATTGGAGGGAATGAGGTAAAATTGGACGCTGATGAAGCCATTAGCGCAATTCCTCAAAACAGAACCCTTATCGCACAAAAACTTACTATTGACACTCCTGTAAAACCAGAATTAGTAGAAGGAATCACTAGTATCGAAAAAGCTTTTGAACACTTTAAACCAGAGGTTAAAGTAAACTTCGAAAATGCTGAAGGAGCAACTAAAACCGAAGCGTTGAAATTCAAAAATCTTGGAGATTTTGGTGTAAATGGGATTACAGCTCAAAGCACTTTCTTATCGGACTTAGAAACAGAAAAAGACCAATACCAAAAAATTATTCGTCAATTGAAAACGAATAAAATTTTGAAAGCAGCTCTAGAAGACGGTGATGCCAAAAAAGCATTATTGGAAAGCTTAGGCGGGTTAATTAATGAATTAAAAGACAACAAATAAAAACCAACAGATGAAAGATAATACGACAAAAGGAGCATTTCAAGACAATGGTGGAGATGTTGCAGTAATGGAACGTAAAGTTGCCAGTTCAGTAGAAAAAAGTGTTGAAAAATTGGCCAAATATGGTGGTTTCGACTTATTGGAAATGTCTATTGAAGGAACTCAAAACCTAAATCCAGATAGAAAAGCAAGAAGAAAAATTTTCTTGGGCGAAATAAACAAAGCCAAAGAAAGAGAAACTTTGATGAAAACCCTTGAACTTTGGGTTGCTGTCTTAAACAACAACGAAGCGTTGACAGACATGGTTGCGCAATGTGAAGACAAAAGCAAAGAATCGGAAATATTGCTAAAAAAGAATCTTGTAAAAGCGGTTGAAGACACAAGAGAGATAGAAGCTGCTTACAGAACACTTTCTTTATTTTACAAAAATACTGAGACCGACAAAGTAAAAAACATCACTATTGTAAATGCCGATATTGAGCAATTAAAAGATCTTGACAATACTCGTTTCATAGATGCCATTCATTCTGAATTGGTTGACAACTACGATCGTTTGGATTTAAAAAACAACTACGGTATTGTCGTGATTCCTGGTTATTTGGGTTCCAACAAAGTAGTCGAAAAATGGGCTAAAATAGCTCACGAAAACAAAGTAATGCTGGTTACCGATTTTGAACATTTGGACGAACCGGATGATGTTATGGAAATGTTTGACGCTGCCAACTTAACAGGAGGTGATGTTTATCGTTCCAATGTAATTATGACTTGCAACTGGTTAGTAGGTCGTGGTCGTTTTGAGCAAATTGGAGAAGGTGAAGATTTATACATCGCTCCCTCTGCTGCTCTTGCTGGTAAAATCTACAAAACATTAATGTCACAAGTAACTGCTGGAAAGAAATTTGGTGGTATCAACGAAGTAGACGGTGTGAAATTTGACCTTAAGAAAAGTGAAATTGCCAACCTAGAAAACATGGGATTGGTCCCTATGGTTAATGAGTACGGTAAAGTTATGGCGTTTTCTGCAAAAACTTTGTTTAGCGGAGACAACTTAGGTTTGCAAACCTATTCTGTTGTGCGTGTATTTGATTATGTGACTAAAGTTTTAATGGATTTCCTTAACCGTCGTGCTTTTGAAAATTTCACAGCCAAAACGCGTAAAGAAATCATGGGACAAATTGTAAGTTTCTTGGACGGAATTACTGGACCAGACAAATTGATAGAGAATTTCGAAATTCGTCGTTTTGAGCAAGATCCTATCCAAAAAGACAGAATCTATGTAGACATTCACATGAAACCTTACTTTCCTGCAAAGAACTTCCTCATCAAAATGGATGGTCACAAAGGAGATGACGGAACAGAATGGGATACCGATTACGAACAAAAATAATCCTTTGATTTTATCTATAAAAAAGGGAACACATTTTTTGTGTTTCCTTTTTTTAAAAAACTATTTCAAAGAAAATTAAATGTCATAATTCAAAACCCATGAAATCGCCATGACTAAAGTTGTCACAAGCACCAATAAAGATGAAGCGATACCATATTCCAATAAAAAAGAAATTTTATCTACATATGAAACCATTTCAAAAAAGTTTGATTTTAATTCTAATGATTTCTTTTTCCATAGCAATACAAGCTCAAAAAAAGAAAAAAAGCCATCCCTTAGACAACATCAATTGTCCTATAACTCAAAATGAATTACTACTCGACGGTAAGCATTTTGCAAGTGTCCCTCCTCTTTTTTTAAGAGTATATAATGAAAGTGCCGAATATGCAACACTTCAACTTGGAAAGAGAAAAGGAAATGCTTTTTTATTTTTCAAAATATTTACAGATAATACCTGTGTCAAGCAAGAGCAACCCCTAGAACTTTATTTTGAAGATGGAGAGATTTTGAGTTTAAAAAACCAACTCAAAGTAAACTGTGATGGAAATGTAGTACTCGAATTGAGTGTACGTGAAATTACAAAAATAAGAAGCCACATGGTCAATAAAATAAAGCTTTTTACTCTAAATAAAGATTACGAGTTCAGCCCAACAGATGCAGACAACAAACTTTTAAGAGAGTATTTAACCTGTTTGAAGTATTACAAAGTCAAAAATGATTAATTCGTAAACCTTTCAATAATAAAAACAAACCTTTTCTAATAAAACACTTAAAATATGCCAATTCCACAATTGAATCTATCCCTTGGACTTACAGACAATGATGGATCGGTATTTTATGCCGGTTCTGGGGAAGGAAAAGTGATTGTACGAACCGATTCTGCCTTGATA includes these proteins:
- a CDS encoding tetratricopeptide repeat protein — its product is MNKIFLLSIMILFLGCKQSEAQISSKTIIKSENNDLIGSWEWSDNSKNVDVPESLFTLIIEKINGDNIIARYCAIADSGNKIDCSNDEKEFNLKGIIKNNKITATFNSFFGGKNGKVEITINGNTLSWKIVQKPNGGEYYAPDSCILTKVKEKKISEANKNTFSKFYNKIPTLTQSIAVEKLKKNKIFDNSFFNYKYDKDYFTIDAFNVVGKFEINNNKFIIYNFTLVGEGEGFQEDVFLVNAYTYDGKYLDNLILKGNIGGEGGSNSYENSKIENNNFTINVKESFFESSTGLNYVVSVNNKINKYRFDDKFILYEEKYDCLNLDFNNYFESIKKSFDEKKPNIIVSDCAVKLKSYMYCYPLSNITITKYNDIAYYLEQARAYKESIFLLKEILSKYPDRVVAYLNLGDAQWGFDQNEKAKTSYQKYVELMKTQGKDLNKIPKRVYDRIK
- a CDS encoding DUF5458 family protein, translated to MERKVASSVEKSVEKLAKYGGFDLLEMSIEGTQNLNPDRKARRKIFLGEINKAKERETLMKTLELWVAVLNNNEALTDMVAQCEDKSKESEILLKKNLVKAVEDTREIEAAYRTLSLFYKNTETDKVKNITIVNADIEQLKDLDNTRFIDAIHSELVDNYDRLDLKNNYGIVVIPGYLGSNKVVEKWAKIAHENKVMLVTDFEHLDEPDDVMEMFDAANLTGGDVYRSNVIMTCNWLVGRGRFEQIGEGEDLYIAPSAALAGKIYKTLMSQVTAGKKFGGINEVDGVKFDLKKSEIANLENMGLVPMVNEYGKVMAFSAKTLFSGDNLGLQTYSVVRVFDYVTKVLMDFLNRRAFENFTAKTRKEIMGQIVSFLDGITGPDKLIENFEIRRFEQDPIQKDRIYVDIHMKPYFPAKNFLIKMDGHKGDDGTEWDTDYEQK